TGGGAGGCATGCAGCTGTTTAGCAATCTGTCCGTACTTGTGCAAACTGAAGGCTGGGATGGCAGCCTGCTGTCTTCAAAAAAGATAGCTGAAGCCAGCAGGAGGGAATACAGTGtttgcttcaggaaaaataGGTGCTACCTCGCAGTAAGACACAGACTTGCAGCCCACAATAACACTGAAATACCTGATGCAAAGAGGCACTGTGACAGGACAAGTTCTTTAGACAAAATGGAGTCGAGACTTGCAGAAAGAGTGATAAACACTTTTTCTACTGTTGCTTAGTTTAAGACATcttaaagaaagtaaaatactcAGCATTTCCAGCCTACACTCTGCTGTGAATGGCAATGCTCTGGTGAAATCTAAAGTCCCAGATACTAGTGATGGTAACATAACAAGCCCTGGTCTAGATCATCACTCCTGTAGGAGCCTTAGAGGAGGTAGggtattttcagtggaaattgTCTACTAAAAGAAACCTTCCTGCTCCCCTGTAGCTGGGGTCGAATTGGGGAAAATGGATAACCATTCTCTTTTGGATGTTACTGCCCCATTTCACATGACACTAACTATAAAAAGGAACAGGAAGACCTAATGGTCTGATTTGTAGAAAATCCGTTTAGCACCATGTGCTGTATTGCAAGAAATAGAGAACTGGCTGACTAACAAAGTGACAACAGTGACTCAACGAAACTTTCATGGGGATGCTGAAAAGCCCCGTCAGTTTTCAGCACTGTGTCCTCCTGCAGAGCTATGAAATGCAAAGTACTTGTTCCAGGAAAATCCAGAATCATGCTTATGCTAGGTAAGGTGTCACAGGGTATGGCCCTCTCACACCAGTGCCAGGATCCattcctgctgcttgctctctgaaagaaatgtgtCCTGAAACTGCTTGACTCACTTTCAAAAAGACAAAGCTTTGTCACATGTCTCAACTTGTCCTGCACCTTCTTGGGGAGACACTGTCTGTTCTGCACAGGGCCAGATCTCTCTTTGTAATGGCCTTGTGTGGGCAGAGGTGCTTATACATCACCATCATCTCGATAAGCTAAAAAGGTTATGCTCCCTGTTCACAGAAAACTCTTTAATCTGCAGTGCATAATTACTCTTAATATGTGTTCTTCATCTCCtaggaaatggaagaatttgTTCAGAGCTCAGGGAAACATGGCATTGTGGTGTTCTCTCTAGGGTCGATGGTCTACAACCTATCTGATGAAAAAAGTAATATCATTGCCAGAGCCCTCAGCCAGATTCCACAAAAGGTGAGTTTCCTTTCAAGCCTAAAACAACTTGCCTTGCTTTTAGTCACTCCTGTTGCTTTCAGCAAGCCTTTTACGTTTGGGCTGGCCTGTTTTTTATCTGCATCTCTGCTGGATGTGCCACAGTTGGGAagctgggctctgcagagaggcAAACTGCTGATTCACCACATGGGGAGTTCTGGTGTTGCCCCTTGTCTGAACCAAATCACATGGAGGTGCATCCATAGgccaaaatacaaaaatctctCTACGTGATTTTCATATAAGCACTTAATAACTAATCAAAGAGCTAATCTGGAGCCAAAGCTATCTGAATTACTGGGAAAAGGTACACAGGTTGGAGATAAAGCCCTACATTACGTGTAATAATACAGAAGGGCATGCCACATGCAGAACGTTTATCTTATTCTTCCTTTGTTCAAGGTCCTCTGGagatacaaaggaaaaaaaccagaaactcTTGGCTCCAACACCAGGATTTATGACTGGATACCCCAAAATGACTTGCTTGGTGAGACTAAATCTACCCGGGACGCACTGTGCCCTTagaaaaactgtttccttctttgttttttccactaAAATGGCTTATTCAAGGCAAAACAATCACATAATGCTTGTGGCCACAATTAGTTCTATAGCTTAAACAGCAGAGGTTAAGGCTCTTGAAGCCTTAACTTCCTAGCCTGCTTTTGAGCTAAAATGGGTGGCTGTACAAGAACCATGGAAGATACAGCCAGGCTGTGAAGGAAGTAGAGCAGTGGCTGAGGAAGTCAGTAACTTGAGCTTAGCTATGGAGATGGATCTCTAAAGCAAACTCCTTTCTTACGGAGCTCAGGGGCAATTGTCTGGAAGGGCTAAAGCATACCTGCAGGCATGAGTAAATATCAAAGTAGGCATGTATTCTGGAGCTGCATTTGGCCTCTGTAGTTAATCTCCAGAGCTCATTCTTCAAAATCTTGACCTAagcaaggctgcagcagggggCTGTTGTGAACCTGATACCATGTAAAAGCTGTAACTGCACAACAGCAGATGGGCTGAAGTAACTCTGGGGCAGCGTGGAGAACACGCTGATTCACACgctgcattaaaataaacatgcatgTGTGAAAGCTGAGTGTGCAAGCTCTGATGCTGAGCCAGAGGTCAGGGCTGCTCCCTTCTCTAGCAGTGCACGTGCCTGTGTATTTGCAGTGCTCTCAGCGCAGTGAATCCAGTCTGCCACAGCTGCTGTTACACGTCTCTCCTTCCCTGTTCCAGGCCACCCCTTGACGAAGGCCTTTATTACTCATGGTGGGACCAATGGGATCTATGAAGCTATCTACCATGGGATCCCGATGGTTGGGATTCCCATGTTTGCCGACCAGCATGACAACATTGCTCATATGAGGGCAAAGGGAGCTGCAGTCGCGCTGGATTTCAGCACACTGACGACGCAGGATTTAGCTGATGCACTGAAGACAGTCCTTAACAATTCCACGTGAGTTT
The window above is part of the Strigops habroptila isolate Jane chromosome 7, bStrHab1.2.pri, whole genome shotgun sequence genome. Proteins encoded here:
- the LOC115610882 gene encoding UDP-glucuronosyltransferase 2A1-like isoform X2, which produces MGKAEIWLIRTYWDFEFPRPFLPNFEFVGGLHCQPAKPLPKEMEEFVQSSGKHGIVVFSLGSMVYNLSDEKSNIIARALSQIPQKVLWRYKGKKPETLGSNTRIYDWIPQNDLLGHPLTKAFITHGGTNGIYEAIYHGIPMVGIPMFADQHDNIAHMRAKGAAVALDFSTLTTQDLADALKTVLNNSTYKENALRLSKIHHDQPVTPLDRAVFWVEFVMRHKGAKHLRPAAHHLTWYQYHSLDVLAFLFTCTAIAVFILVKCCVFCCRKCGKGIAKRKKE